From Microlunatus capsulatus, a single genomic window includes:
- a CDS encoding FtsX-like permease family protein: MRRAWRELRAHPDRTVSIGLAVVVSVAFVVACLVFVATETRGVGQQLSAPSSTSDVLVSTGTDPAPVAAAATGLPGVAAVSTTASTYVAFSTAEGPGAMELTTLPDRPEFRWSTLSSGRWPTTADEVVLSPGTASSYGVAEGGVLTLDPQGDRPARRLVVTGLLAEGGGLLADLGDHGVVAPAFAAGLSPGELSGTVLVRVTPGTDPGTVVAALRPVVGETGDVQTSAEAGAAALEQATGVGDVFGYLVLVFGAIALLVGSMTVLNTLVIVLTQRRREIGLLRAVGASTPQVRRMLLAEALLTGLLGSAVGVVVGIGVAALAAALTGGIAAGLAVPPLAVALGFVGGVVVTVLASLAPVRRASRVAPLEALRPVAAEPDRRRFLRLRTATGGLGTLLGVGVIVVALTADAHNVLLAVAGAAVTSLGVLALAVVVVPALLRAAGRLAGRGGPTARLAAANLVRNPGRSAATCTALMLAVGLIVTLQVGSATVKATLDAALDEKFPVDLVVTNPDGPISPAVTAAVGRAAGVTATVDVRSVQAGIVGADPQEDATELLVSAPGAGVERVVPTGLEPLTGRTALVDGFTLEMLGARSGDPLELTYQGRRARFVLQASEIPRSGGVVVTDDALTALAPTAPTSELWAAAADRDDARAVLAEVRQATAGQPGLRVDGSLPEAAEVGQVLDTLLAVATGLLGVAVLIALIGVGNTLGLSVLERTRESALLRALGLQRRQLRGMLAVEAVLLALVGAVVGVVVGIAFGGVGAASLARETGMGALHLAVPVAQTLGVVAVAALAGALASVLPARRAALATPTAALADR, encoded by the coding sequence GTGCGGCGCGCCTGGCGCGAGCTCCGCGCCCACCCCGACCGCACCGTCTCCATCGGCCTCGCCGTCGTGGTCAGCGTCGCCTTCGTCGTCGCCTGCCTGGTCTTCGTGGCCACCGAGACCCGCGGCGTCGGCCAGCAGCTGAGCGCCCCGTCCTCCACCAGCGACGTGCTGGTGAGCACGGGCACCGACCCGGCCCCTGTCGCCGCCGCCGCGACCGGCCTGCCGGGCGTGGCCGCCGTGTCCACCACGGCCAGCACTTACGTCGCCTTCAGCACCGCCGAGGGCCCCGGCGCGATGGAGCTGACCACGCTCCCCGACCGGCCGGAGTTCCGCTGGTCGACGCTGTCGTCGGGCCGCTGGCCCACCACCGCCGACGAGGTGGTGCTGAGCCCCGGCACGGCGTCGTCCTACGGCGTGGCCGAGGGCGGCGTCCTCACCCTGGACCCGCAGGGCGACCGGCCGGCCCGGCGGCTCGTGGTGACCGGACTGCTCGCCGAGGGCGGCGGGCTGCTGGCCGACCTCGGCGACCACGGCGTCGTGGCCCCGGCCTTCGCCGCCGGCCTGTCCCCCGGGGAGCTCTCCGGCACCGTCCTCGTCCGGGTGACCCCGGGGACCGATCCCGGCACGGTGGTCGCGGCCCTGCGACCCGTCGTCGGCGAGACCGGGGACGTGCAGACCTCGGCCGAGGCCGGGGCGGCCGCGCTGGAGCAGGCGACCGGCGTCGGAGACGTCTTCGGCTACCTGGTGCTCGTCTTCGGCGCGATCGCCCTGCTGGTCGGCTCGATGACCGTGCTCAACACCCTGGTCATCGTCCTCACCCAGCGGCGCCGCGAGATCGGCCTGCTGCGCGCCGTCGGCGCCTCCACCCCGCAGGTGCGCCGGATGCTGCTGGCCGAGGCCCTGCTCACCGGCCTGCTCGGCTCGGCCGTCGGCGTCGTCGTCGGGATCGGGGTGGCGGCCCTCGCGGCCGCGCTGACCGGCGGGATCGCGGCCGGCCTGGCCGTGCCCCCGCTCGCGGTGGCGCTGGGCTTCGTCGGCGGGGTGGTCGTCACCGTCCTGGCCTCGCTGGCCCCGGTCCGACGGGCCAGCCGGGTCGCGCCGCTGGAGGCGCTGCGGCCCGTCGCCGCCGAACCCGACCGCCGCCGGTTCCTCCGGCTGCGCACCGCCACCGGCGGCCTGGGCACGCTGCTGGGGGTGGGCGTCATCGTCGTCGCGCTGACGGCGGACGCGCACAACGTCCTGCTGGCCGTCGCCGGTGCGGCCGTCACCTCCCTCGGCGTGCTGGCCCTCGCCGTGGTCGTCGTCCCCGCCCTGCTCCGCGCCGCGGGCCGGCTGGCGGGACGCGGCGGCCCCACCGCCCGGCTCGCGGCCGCCAACCTGGTCCGCAACCCGGGCCGCTCCGCCGCCACCTGCACCGCCCTGATGCTGGCCGTCGGGCTGATCGTCACCCTGCAGGTGGGCTCGGCCACCGTGAAGGCCACCCTCGACGCGGCCCTGGACGAGAAGTTCCCCGTCGACCTGGTGGTGACCAACCCGGACGGCCCGATCTCCCCGGCCGTCACCGCGGCCGTCGGCCGGGCCGCCGGCGTCACCGCGACGGTGGACGTCCGCAGCGTGCAGGCCGGCATCGTCGGCGCCGACCCGCAGGAGGACGCCACCGAGCTGCTGGTCTCCGCCCCGGGGGCCGGCGTCGAGCGCGTCGTGCCGACCGGGCTGGAGCCGCTGACCGGCCGGACCGCCCTCGTCGACGGCTTCACCCTGGAGATGCTCGGCGCGCGGTCGGGGGACCCGCTGGAGCTCACCTACCAGGGCCGGCGGGCCCGCTTCGTGCTGCAGGCCAGCGAGATCCCGCGCTCGGGCGGGGTGGTCGTGACCGACGACGCCCTCACCGCGCTGGCCCCGACCGCGCCGACCTCGGAGCTGTGGGCGGCGGCCGCGGACCGCGACGACGCCCGCGCCGTGCTGGCCGAGGTGCGGCAGGCGACAGCGGGCCAGCCCGGCCTGCGCGTCGACGGCTCGCTGCCCGAGGCCGCCGAGGTCGGGCAGGTGCTGGACACCCTGCTGGCGGTGGCCACCGGCCTGCTCGGGGTCGCGGTGCTCATCGCGCTCATCGGGGTGGGCAACACCCTCGGCCTCTCGGTGCTGGAGCGGACCCGGGAGTCGGCGCTGCTGCGGGCGCTCGGCCTGCAGCGCCGCCAGCTGCGAGGGATGCTCGCCGTCGAGGCCGTGCTCCTGGCGCTGGTCGGGGCCGTCGTCGGCGTGGTCGTGGGGATCGCCTTCGGGGGCGTCGGTGCCGCGTCGCTGGCCCGGGAGACCGGGATGGGGGCCCTGCACCTGGCCGTGCCGGTGGCCCAGACCCTCGGGGTGGTGGCCGTGGCCGCCCTCGCCGGGGCGCTCGCCTCGGTGCTGCCCGCCCGTCGGGCCGCCCTGGCCACGCCCACGGCGGCGCTGGCCGACCGCTGA
- a CDS encoding glycoside hydrolase family 130 protein, protein MSADLVVRSPLVLRPDPGRVIARQFLPGQEVLADGRARVDAVVDRVQAMPDADVTATLAETVATFGHRHDDLDAVFARHFAAVADRAGTGVVSAERAALLGAYFTQEYALEAAALFNPSMVPHPDQDGLAPGELRFLMTVRSVGEGHVSSIQLRTGVLGATPGDLRVDEPGRPRTPEHRPASLTRETLLTAVADRTGTPVDELARLLPARVDGDNLEQVLDAVRRDYVDRGRGNTVSEQVRWVFACDYGLDVDPARPLADTVLFPVAPDEVQGVEDARITRLVEDDGSVGYHATYTAYDGSGITSHLVSTDDFRRLEVRQLLGPASRSKGMALFPRRVGGEYTALVRWDRESIGVARSRDLRWWDDAVTVQQPVAPWELIQLGNCGPPVETEAGWLVLDHGVGPVRRYGMGALLLDRDDPTVLRGVLPEPLLLPDEDERVGYVPNVVYSCGALVHGDRLVVPYGCSDSSIRFAFVDLPALLDRLTA, encoded by the coding sequence GTGAGCGCGGACCTCGTCGTCCGCAGCCCGCTCGTCCTGCGACCGGACCCCGGGCGTGTCATTGCCCGGCAGTTCCTGCCCGGCCAGGAGGTGCTGGCTGACGGCCGGGCCCGGGTGGACGCCGTCGTCGACCGGGTGCAGGCCATGCCCGACGCCGACGTCACGGCGACCCTGGCCGAGACCGTCGCCACCTTCGGGCACCGGCACGACGACCTCGACGCCGTCTTCGCCCGGCACTTCGCCGCGGTCGCGGACCGCGCCGGCACCGGCGTCGTCTCGGCCGAGCGGGCCGCGCTGCTGGGCGCCTACTTCACCCAGGAGTACGCGCTGGAGGCGGCCGCGCTGTTCAACCCCTCGATGGTCCCCCACCCCGACCAGGACGGCCTGGCGCCCGGCGAGCTGCGGTTCCTGATGACCGTGCGCTCGGTGGGCGAGGGCCACGTCTCCAGCATCCAGCTGCGCACCGGCGTGCTGGGCGCGACCCCGGGCGACCTGCGCGTCGACGAACCAGGCCGGCCGCGGACCCCCGAGCACCGGCCGGCGTCCCTGACCCGGGAGACGCTGCTGACCGCCGTCGCCGACCGGACCGGCACCCCCGTCGACGAGCTGGCCCGGCTGCTGCCCGCCCGGGTGGACGGCGACAACCTCGAGCAGGTGCTGGACGCCGTCCGCCGCGACTACGTCGACCGGGGGCGCGGCAACACCGTCAGCGAGCAGGTCCGCTGGGTGTTCGCCTGCGACTACGGCCTCGACGTCGACCCGGCCCGGCCGCTCGCCGACACCGTGCTGTTCCCCGTCGCGCCGGACGAGGTCCAGGGCGTCGAGGACGCCCGGATCACCCGGCTGGTGGAGGACGACGGGAGCGTCGGCTACCACGCGACCTACACCGCCTACGACGGCTCGGGGATCACCTCGCACCTGGTCAGCACCGACGACTTCCGCCGGCTGGAGGTCCGCCAGCTGCTGGGCCCGGCGTCGAGGAGCAAGGGGATGGCCCTCTTCCCGCGCCGGGTGGGCGGGGAGTACACCGCCCTCGTGCGCTGGGACCGCGAGAGCATCGGCGTCGCCCGCTCGCGCGACCTGCGCTGGTGGGACGACGCCGTCACCGTCCAGCAGCCGGTGGCCCCCTGGGAGCTCATCCAGCTGGGCAACTGCGGGCCGCCGGTGGAGACCGAGGCCGGCTGGCTGGTGCTCGACCACGGCGTCGGCCCCGTCCGCCGCTACGGGATGGGTGCACTGCTGCTGGACCGCGACGACCCGACGGTGCTCCGCGGCGTCCTGCCCGAGCCACTGCTGCTGCCGGACGAGGACGAGCGGGTGGGCTACGTCCCCAACGTCGTCTACTCCTGCGGCGCGCTCGTGCACGGCGACCGGCTGGTGGTGCCCTACGGCTGCAGCGACTCCTCGATCCGCTTCGCCTTCGTCGACCTCCCGGCCCTGCTGGACCGGCTCACCGCCTGA
- a CDS encoding ABC transporter ATP-binding protein has protein sequence MRTTLEPPTGADPTPGTRPGRPAAGDAAVRAVDLVKTYGSGRTAVRALDGVSVDVTRGQLTAVMGPSGSGKSTLMHCLAGLDTVTSGQVFLGGREISGLRDRELTAVRRDQVGFVFQAFNLLPTLTAAQNITLPLELAGRRVDPGLLQATAVSLGLQDRLSHRPSELSGGQQQRVAIARALITRPDVVFADEPTGALDSRTGQQLLAQLRSASRELGQTIVMVTHDPGAAAHADRVLLLADGALVDDLDAPGPDDLLAALTRLGS, from the coding sequence GTGCGCACCACCCTCGAGCCGCCCACCGGCGCCGACCCCACCCCGGGCACCCGCCCCGGCCGCCCCGCCGCCGGGGACGCCGCCGTCCGCGCCGTCGACCTGGTCAAGACCTACGGCAGCGGCCGGACCGCCGTCCGGGCCCTGGACGGGGTCAGCGTCGACGTCACCCGCGGCCAGCTGACCGCCGTGATGGGGCCGTCGGGGTCCGGCAAGTCGACCCTCATGCACTGCCTGGCCGGCCTCGACACCGTGACCAGCGGCCAGGTCTTCCTCGGCGGCCGCGAGATCTCGGGCCTCCGCGACCGCGAGCTCACCGCCGTCCGCCGCGACCAGGTCGGCTTCGTCTTCCAGGCCTTCAACCTGCTGCCGACGCTCACCGCGGCGCAGAACATCACGCTGCCGCTGGAGCTGGCCGGCCGGCGCGTCGACCCGGGCCTGCTGCAGGCCACCGCCGTCAGCCTCGGCCTGCAGGACCGGCTGTCCCACCGGCCCAGCGAGCTCTCGGGCGGCCAGCAGCAGCGGGTGGCCATCGCCCGCGCCCTCATCACCCGCCCCGACGTCGTCTTCGCCGACGAGCCGACCGGCGCCCTCGACTCCCGCACCGGGCAGCAGCTGCTGGCCCAGCTGCGCAGCGCCAGCCGCGAGCTGGGCCAGACCATCGTCATGGTCACCCACGACCCCGGCGCCGCCGCGCACGCCGACCGGGTGCTGCTGCTCGCCGATGGCGCCCTGGTCGACGACCTCGACGCCCCCGGTCCCGACGACCTGCTGGCCGCGCTCACCCGGCTGGGGTCCTGA
- a CDS encoding glycosyltransferase — protein sequence MTVSYGVLSTYPPTQCGLATFSRALVSALESPQDLVGVVRVADADELAGRPRSARTTDQPADGSWVRGDVRGPRRAASALNRFDVAVLQHEYGIFPGPDGEDVLDVVRRLRVPLVTVLHTVLVTPSPNQRRILEALVAASSAVVTMTRTAADRLLAHYAVDPTKVTVIPHGAATPPPQLHRRPRPADRPLKVLTWGLLGEGKGIEWAVDAMALLGDLDPRPEYHVVGQTHPKVRAEHGEVYRERLVARAAAGGSGAVHFDDRYLTAPQLHEIVQAADVVLLPYDSREQVTSGVLIEAVAAGKPVVSTAFPHAVELLSSGAGLLVERQDPAAIAAALRRLLTEPGLEAAMSAEAERIAPELLWPAVADRYRALAAAVLPARSVLATA from the coding sequence ATGACCGTCTCCTACGGGGTGCTCAGCACCTACCCCCCCACCCAGTGCGGGCTGGCGACCTTCAGCCGCGCCCTGGTCTCGGCGCTGGAGTCGCCGCAGGACCTCGTCGGGGTGGTCCGGGTGGCCGACGCCGACGAGCTGGCCGGGCGCCCGCGCTCGGCCCGCACCACCGACCAGCCGGCCGACGGCAGCTGGGTCCGCGGTGACGTCCGCGGCCCGCGCCGCGCCGCCTCGGCCCTCAACCGCTTCGACGTCGCCGTGCTGCAGCACGAGTACGGCATCTTCCCCGGCCCCGACGGCGAGGACGTCCTCGATGTCGTCCGCCGCCTGCGGGTCCCCCTGGTCACCGTCCTGCACACCGTCCTCGTGACGCCGTCGCCGAACCAGCGGCGGATCCTCGAGGCCCTGGTGGCCGCGTCGAGCGCCGTCGTGACCATGACCCGCACCGCGGCCGACCGGCTGCTGGCGCACTACGCCGTCGACCCCACCAAGGTGACGGTCATCCCGCACGGCGCCGCCACCCCGCCGCCGCAGCTGCACCGCCGGCCCCGGCCGGCGGACCGGCCCCTGAAGGTCCTCACCTGGGGGCTGCTCGGCGAGGGCAAGGGCATCGAGTGGGCCGTCGACGCGATGGCGCTGCTCGGCGACCTCGACCCGCGGCCGGAGTACCACGTCGTCGGGCAGACCCACCCGAAGGTGCGGGCCGAGCACGGCGAGGTCTACCGCGAGCGTCTGGTGGCCCGCGCGGCCGCCGGCGGCAGCGGTGCGGTGCACTTCGACGACCGCTACCTGACCGCGCCCCAGCTGCACGAGATCGTCCAGGCGGCCGATGTCGTCCTGCTGCCCTACGACTCGCGCGAGCAGGTCACCTCCGGGGTGCTGATCGAGGCGGTGGCGGCCGGCAAGCCCGTCGTGTCGACCGCCTTCCCGCACGCCGTCGAGCTGCTCTCCAGCGGCGCAGGGCTGCTGGTCGAGCGCCAGGACCCGGCGGCCATCGCCGCCGCCCTGCGCCGGCTGCTCACCGAGCCCGGGCTGGAGGCCGCCATGAGCGCCGAGGCGGAGCGGATCGCCCCCGAGCTGCTGTGGCCGGCCGTCGCCGACCGCTACCGCGCGCTGGCGGCCGCCGTGCTGCCCGCGCGCTCGGTGCTGGCCACCGCGTGA
- a CDS encoding PPOX class F420-dependent oxidoreductase, which produces MEISAALAAARSTHQSVLTTLRRNGRPQLSNVVHAVDDEGVLRVSTTADRAKYANLRREPWAALKVDAGSFWSYAVLEGPVELSAVAAAPDDVAVEELVALYRAISGEHDDWDAYRAAMVAERRVVVRLRPDHVYGSLR; this is translated from the coding sequence ATGGAGATCAGCGCGGCCCTGGCGGCGGCCCGGAGCACCCACCAGTCCGTCCTCACCACGCTGCGCCGCAACGGCCGCCCGCAGCTGTCGAACGTCGTGCACGCGGTCGACGACGAGGGCGTGCTCCGCGTCTCGACGACCGCTGATCGCGCCAAGTACGCCAACCTCCGACGCGAGCCCTGGGCCGCGCTCAAGGTCGACGCCGGCTCGTTCTGGTCCTACGCGGTGCTGGAGGGCCCGGTCGAGCTCTCGGCCGTGGCCGCCGCGCCCGACGACGTCGCCGTCGAGGAGCTCGTCGCCCTCTACCGCGCCATCTCCGGCGAGCACGACGACTGGGACGCCTACCGCGCCGCCATGGTCGCCGAGCGCCGGGTGGTCGTCCGGCTGCGACCCGACCACGTCTACGGCTCCCTGCGCTGA
- a CDS encoding sensor histidine kinase has protein sequence MSSRLDLQVRDPRFVGDFVLAATVAVLVGVPYAASGDPLAAAASVILASALVVRRLVPAAALAVGAAGALGQLLTLGQPMVGIVVVPMLVYAAARWGSHVVSRAGLALGLVGAVLGPARWALGVYSSSAALVYFAMGVTGCAGIVLAAYLVGRRRREDVENRRERQLSELERSQLRLAEQEQRAAVAAVDERNRIARELHDIVAHSLSVIVVQAEGGRALASKRPEKGPEVLGTIAETSREALEEMRRMVGLLRSGGAGAEPTSYVPTPGLDDIPDLVRKTSATARLATFGAPPPVSQALGLTAYRIVQEAMTNTLKHAGPAATAQVTLAFTATAVEIEVSDDGRGAAATGDGQGHGLRGMHERVALHGGTLTAGPRPTGGFAVRASLPLAAAPTGPAAPVAWRTR, from the coding sequence ATGAGCTCTCGCCTCGACCTGCAGGTCCGCGACCCGCGGTTCGTCGGGGACTTCGTCCTCGCCGCCACCGTCGCGGTGCTGGTCGGCGTCCCCTACGCCGCGAGCGGCGATCCCCTCGCCGCGGCGGCCAGCGTCATCCTGGCCTCGGCGCTGGTCGTGCGCCGGCTCGTCCCCGCCGCCGCTCTGGCCGTGGGCGCGGCGGGTGCCCTGGGGCAGCTGCTGACGCTGGGGCAGCCGATGGTGGGCATCGTCGTCGTGCCGATGCTGGTCTACGCCGCCGCCCGCTGGGGCAGCCACGTGGTCAGCCGGGCCGGTCTCGCGCTCGGCCTGGTCGGCGCCGTCCTGGGGCCGGCCCGCTGGGCGCTCGGGGTCTACTCCTCGAGCGCAGCGCTGGTCTACTTCGCGATGGGCGTCACCGGCTGCGCCGGCATCGTGCTGGCCGCCTACCTGGTGGGCCGCCGGCGACGCGAGGACGTGGAGAACCGCCGGGAGCGGCAGCTGTCCGAGCTCGAGCGCTCCCAGCTGCGGCTGGCCGAGCAGGAGCAGCGGGCCGCCGTCGCCGCCGTCGACGAGCGCAACCGGATCGCCCGCGAGCTGCACGACATCGTCGCCCACTCTCTCTCGGTGATCGTCGTCCAGGCCGAGGGCGGCAGGGCCCTGGCCAGCAAGCGGCCCGAGAAGGGCCCCGAGGTGCTCGGCACCATCGCCGAGACCAGCCGGGAGGCGCTGGAGGAGATGCGCCGGATGGTCGGCCTGCTGCGCAGCGGCGGCGCGGGCGCCGAGCCGACCTCCTACGTGCCCACCCCCGGCCTCGACGACATCCCCGACCTCGTCCGCAAGACCAGCGCCACCGCCCGCCTCGCCACCTTCGGCGCCCCGCCCCCCGTCAGCCAGGCCCTCGGCCTGACCGCCTACCGCATCGTCCAGGAAGCCATGACCAACACGCTCAAGCACGCCGGCCCCGCCGCCACCGCCCAGGTGACGCTCGCCTTCACCGCGACCGCGGTCGAGATCGAGGTGTCCGACGACGGCCGGGGCGCCGCGGCCACCGGTGACGGCCAGGGCCACGGGCTGCGGGGCATGCACGAGCGGGTCGCGCTGCACGGCGGCACGCTCACCGCGGGTCCGCGACCCACGGGCGGGTTCGCCGTCCGCGCGTCCCTCCCCCTCGCCGCCGCCCCCACCGGGCCGGCCGCGCCCGTCGCCTGGCGGACCCGCTGA
- a CDS encoding pyridoxamine 5'-phosphate oxidase family protein, translated as MSADTYPPTDRTTPTRLRERVGYDRAAVHAVLDEATLCHVGFVVDGRPVVLPQLHVRVGDDLYLHGSTGARSLRTAADDGLEVCVTVTLVDGLVLARSAFHHSVNYRSVVAQGRAALVRDDAEKTAVLEALVEAVVPGRAAGTRGPDRRELAATAVLRLPLREVSLKVRTGPPGDDPDDLDLPHWAGVLPLAVHRGTPRPAPELADAPLPAHVQAWVDAG; from the coding sequence ATGAGCGCCGACACGTACCCGCCCACCGACCGCACCACGCCGACCCGGCTGCGCGAGCGGGTGGGCTACGACCGGGCCGCCGTGCACGCCGTGCTGGACGAGGCCACCCTCTGCCACGTCGGGTTCGTCGTCGACGGCCGGCCCGTGGTGCTGCCGCAGCTGCACGTCAGGGTCGGGGACGACCTCTACCTGCACGGCTCGACCGGGGCCCGGTCGCTGCGGACCGCCGCCGACGACGGGCTCGAGGTCTGCGTCACCGTCACCCTGGTCGACGGCCTGGTGCTGGCCCGCTCCGCCTTCCACCACTCGGTCAACTACCGCTCGGTGGTGGCCCAGGGCCGGGCCGCGCTCGTGCGCGACGACGCGGAGAAGACGGCGGTGCTGGAGGCTCTGGTCGAGGCGGTGGTGCCCGGCCGCGCGGCCGGGACCCGCGGGCCGGACCGGCGCGAGCTGGCGGCCACCGCGGTCCTGCGGCTGCCGCTGCGCGAGGTCTCGCTCAAGGTGCGGACCGGGCCGCCCGGGGACGACCCGGACGACCTCGACCTGCCGCACTGGGCCGGGGTGCTGCCGCTGGCCGTCCACCGCGGGACGCCCCGGCCGGCGCCGGAGCTGGCCGACGCCCCGCTGCCCGCGCACGTGCAGGCCTGGGTGGACGCCGGCTGA
- a CDS encoding response regulator, protein MADPLMAVRVFLVDDQALVRSGFRMLIEAEDDLVVVGEAANGQDAVQALARTAADVVLMDIRMPVVDGVEATQRLTAAGHPARVLVLTTFDLDEYVFAALKAGASGFLLKDARPAELLSAIRDVAAGDAVVAPSATRRLLAQVVPTLPGRPTEHAPDPRLALLTARELDVLAEIAAGASNSEIGARLYLAEGTVKTHIGRLLAKLEIRDRVGLVLFAYETGVVTV, encoded by the coding sequence CTGGCGGACCCGCTGATGGCCGTCCGCGTCTTCCTGGTCGACGACCAGGCCCTGGTCCGCAGCGGCTTCCGGATGCTGATCGAGGCCGAGGACGACCTCGTCGTCGTCGGCGAGGCCGCCAACGGCCAGGACGCCGTCCAGGCACTGGCCCGCACCGCTGCCGACGTCGTGCTGATGGACATCCGGATGCCCGTCGTCGACGGCGTCGAGGCCACCCAGCGGCTGACGGCGGCCGGCCACCCCGCCCGCGTGCTGGTGCTCACCACCTTCGACCTCGACGAGTACGTCTTCGCCGCCCTCAAGGCCGGCGCCAGCGGCTTCCTGCTCAAGGACGCCCGACCGGCGGAGCTGCTCAGCGCCATCCGGGACGTGGCCGCCGGCGACGCCGTGGTGGCCCCCAGCGCCACCCGCCGGCTGCTCGCCCAGGTGGTGCCCACGCTGCCGGGCCGGCCGACCGAGCACGCCCCGGACCCCCGGCTGGCGCTGCTCACCGCCCGCGAGCTCGACGTGCTGGCCGAGATCGCCGCCGGCGCCAGCAACAGCGAGATCGGTGCTCGGCTGTACCTGGCCGAGGGAACCGTCAAGACCCACATCGGCCGGCTGCTGGCCAAGCTGGAGATCCGGGACCGTGTCGGGTTGGTGCTGTTCGCCTACGAGACCGGGGTCGTCACGGTCTGA
- a CDS encoding glycosyltransferase gives MTAVPVLGPPVSFDHLLRLSDAGGLFEHAELTVPRPEHGYCVDDIARGLVVLAREPDPAAPLRTLAEGYLALVVDAQSADGRFHNRRDLTARWTDRPSLEDCWGRALWGLGSVAARWDDEPRARLALRHFERGARHRSPHLRAEVFAALGAAEVLATHPGHRAARRLLATTADRLLAAPADDGWPWPEPRLRYANGSVPEVLLAAGDLLAEPRLLDAGLRLLGWLLDLETTGDRLSVTPVGGWARGEVRPGYDQQPIEVAALADACARALALTGDPRWAAGLERCRTWFLGANDTGVMLLDVISGGGCDGLMEHGRNENQGAESTIALISTLQRSAAVTVARS, from the coding sequence GTGACCGCCGTCCCCGTCCTGGGACCGCCGGTCTCCTTCGACCACCTGCTGCGGCTCAGCGACGCCGGCGGGCTGTTCGAGCACGCCGAGCTGACCGTGCCGCGGCCCGAGCACGGCTACTGCGTCGACGACATCGCCCGCGGCCTGGTCGTGCTGGCCCGCGAGCCGGACCCCGCCGCCCCGCTGCGGACCCTCGCCGAGGGCTACCTGGCCCTGGTGGTCGACGCGCAGAGCGCCGACGGCCGCTTCCACAACCGCCGGGACCTGACCGCGCGCTGGACCGACCGGCCGTCGCTGGAGGACTGCTGGGGCCGGGCGCTCTGGGGCCTCGGCAGCGTGGCCGCCCGCTGGGACGACGAGCCCCGGGCCCGGCTGGCCCTGCGGCACTTCGAGCGCGGCGCCCGGCACCGGTCGCCGCACCTGCGGGCGGAGGTCTTCGCCGCCCTGGGGGCGGCCGAGGTGCTGGCCACCCACCCGGGTCACCGTGCCGCCCGCCGGCTGCTGGCCACGACGGCGGACCGCCTGCTGGCCGCCCCCGCCGACGACGGCTGGCCCTGGCCCGAGCCGCGGCTCCGCTACGCCAACGGCAGCGTGCCCGAGGTGCTGCTGGCCGCGGGCGACCTGCTGGCCGAGCCCCGGCTCCTCGACGCGGGCCTGCGGCTGCTGGGGTGGCTGCTGGACCTCGAGACCACCGGTGACCGGCTCTCGGTGACGCCCGTCGGCGGCTGGGCCCGCGGGGAGGTCCGGCCCGGCTACGACCAGCAGCCCATCGAGGTGGCCGCGCTGGCCGACGCCTGCGCCCGCGCCCTGGCCCTCACCGGGGACCCGCGCTGGGCTGCCGGCCTGGAGCGCTGCCGGACGTGGTTCCTCGGCGCCAACGACACGGGTGTCATGCTGCTCGACGTGATCAGCGGTGGTGGGTGCGACGGGTTGATGGAGCACGGGCGGAACGAGAACCAGGGGGCGGAGTCGACGATCGCGCTGATCTCGACCCTGCAGCGCAGCGCCGCGGTGACGGTCGCCCGGTCGTGA